A genomic stretch from Telmatocola sphagniphila includes:
- the larE gene encoding ATP-dependent sacrificial sulfur transferase LarE, whose amino-acid sequence MDSKLATKKLRLLEVLSQMSSVAVAFSGGVDSALVCWAAQTALGDKARAVTADSPSVPRAEIAEAIEIARQIGIAHEIISTQEFQNSAYLKNDGARCYFCKSELYAAIAAQLSEWQAEVICSGANSDDLGDYRPGLIAAAEKKVRHPLVEAGFSKAEVRDLAKEVGLSIWDKPASPCLSSRLAPGVVVTTQRTSMIEAAEKILRELGLRECRVRLHEGELARIEVPLEAIAKLMEQKVRENLARALRELGFRYITLDLEGFRSGNLNQLVDLKIRNDYSTVTNLQTGGKT is encoded by the coding sequence ATGGATTCCAAATTGGCGACGAAAAAACTGCGACTCTTGGAAGTGCTTTCCCAAATGAGCAGCGTGGCAGTTGCCTTTAGCGGCGGAGTGGACAGTGCACTCGTTTGCTGGGCAGCCCAAACGGCACTCGGAGACAAGGCGCGGGCCGTAACGGCTGACAGCCCGAGTGTCCCCCGTGCCGAGATTGCCGAAGCGATCGAGATTGCCCGGCAAATCGGAATAGCCCACGAGATTATTTCGACCCAGGAATTTCAGAATTCGGCGTATCTGAAAAACGACGGAGCCCGCTGCTACTTTTGCAAAAGCGAACTGTACGCGGCCATTGCGGCTCAGCTTTCGGAATGGCAGGCCGAGGTCATCTGTAGCGGGGCTAATTCCGACGACCTGGGCGATTATCGACCCGGATTGATTGCGGCCGCGGAGAAGAAAGTTCGGCATCCACTGGTGGAAGCCGGTTTTTCCAAAGCGGAAGTTCGGGACCTGGCTAAAGAAGTCGGCTTATCTATCTGGGATAAGCCCGCGTCTCCCTGTTTGAGCAGTCGACTCGCTCCGGGTGTGGTCGTGACCACGCAGCGAACTTCGATGATCGAGGCAGCCGAAAAAATCCTCCGAGAACTGGGGCTGAGGGAATGCCGAGTTCGGCTGCACGAGGGGGAATTAGCTCGCATCGAAGTGCCTCTGGAGGCGATTGCGAAACTGATGGAACAAAAAGTGCGCGAGAATCTTGCCCGGGCGCTTCGCGAACTGGGGTTTCGCTATATTACCCTCGATCTGGAAGGCTTCCGTTCCGGGAACCTCAACCAGCTCGTCGATCTCAAAATTCGAAACGATTATTCAACGGTCACCAATCTGCAAACCGGGGGGAAAACTTGA
- a CDS encoding S9 family peptidase produces the protein MRSLALSLLLLIPSLCTAQGTAADYIRAQSLGREVQGKVFRDTVTPAWGQNGMWYKVRASKDRYEFHLVDYKTGKKEPLFDREKLTAALAEIGAAKLKLDELSPDQFHLSEDRMSLKFPWNNQTLIYNRLDHSVSIAKPDKATAFQLEDSQPVHFQARKENPWKAYKEGTKLILEDREKKEKFELGSDDKETYYSGPYLFSPDFTKLVCVRVKLGEKHDVTVIESSPRTQLQPKVRILENYRKPGDAITILKPRLFDLATKKEIPISDKLFENPYDFEDRTLSWNSDSSQFTFEYNQRGHQVYRVLSVDAKTGAVRAIVNEETKTFFEYSGKKYIHWYDNKQKLLWMSERSGWNHLYRIDASTGSVLNPVTQGNWVVRSIVRTDDEKGQIWLNVGGIYPEQDPYYLHQIRVNYDGTGLVKLTEGDGSHFVTYSPDRKYILDRYSRVDMAPKTELRDAETGKLISVLETADDSDLKRMGWRSPERFVAKGRDGQTDIYGVVYRPMNFDPSKKYPVIENIYAGPQGAFVPKIFRAYDRKAEYAELGFIVVQIDGMGTSFRSKAFHDVCWKNLGDAGFPDRILWLKALAEKYPQVDLTRVGIFGGSAGGQNALGALLRHPDFYKVAVADCGCHDNRMDKIWWNELWMGWPVGKEYEEASNVVNAHKLQGKLLLTVGEIDSNVDPASTMQVVNALIKANKDFDMIVVPGGNHGVGETPYMNRRRMDFFVRHLLGVEPRAN, from the coding sequence ATGCGTTCGCTCGCTCTTTCGCTTCTCCTTCTTATTCCAAGTCTTTGTACGGCTCAGGGTACGGCCGCCGACTACATTCGAGCTCAATCGCTGGGCCGTGAAGTTCAGGGCAAAGTTTTTCGGGATACCGTAACACCCGCCTGGGGCCAAAATGGCATGTGGTACAAGGTCCGGGCCAGTAAGGACCGATACGAATTTCACCTCGTCGATTACAAAACCGGGAAAAAGGAACCGCTCTTTGATCGGGAAAAACTCACGGCCGCATTAGCAGAAATCGGGGCGGCCAAGCTGAAGCTCGACGAGCTTTCTCCGGATCAATTTCACTTATCCGAGGATCGGATGAGTTTGAAATTTCCCTGGAATAACCAGACTCTGATTTACAACCGGCTCGATCATAGTGTCTCGATTGCGAAGCCGGATAAAGCGACGGCCTTCCAGCTTGAGGACAGCCAGCCCGTCCACTTTCAGGCTCGCAAAGAAAATCCCTGGAAAGCCTATAAGGAAGGCACCAAGCTGATTCTGGAAGATCGGGAGAAAAAAGAGAAATTCGAGTTGGGGAGTGACGACAAGGAGACCTACTACTCCGGGCCCTACCTCTTCTCGCCCGACTTCACGAAATTGGTGTGCGTTCGCGTGAAGCTCGGTGAAAAGCATGATGTCACAGTGATCGAATCTTCGCCGCGCACCCAACTCCAGCCCAAAGTCCGTATCCTGGAGAATTATCGTAAACCGGGCGATGCCATCACGATTCTGAAGCCGAGGTTGTTCGATCTCGCCACGAAAAAAGAAATTCCGATTTCGGATAAATTATTTGAAAACCCTTACGATTTTGAGGATCGGACCCTCTCGTGGAATTCCGACAGCAGCCAGTTTACCTTCGAATACAACCAGCGCGGCCATCAAGTCTACCGGGTGCTGAGCGTCGATGCGAAGACGGGCGCTGTCCGAGCCATCGTGAACGAGGAAACCAAAACGTTCTTCGAATATAGCGGGAAAAAATACATTCACTGGTACGACAACAAGCAAAAGCTGCTCTGGATGTCGGAGCGTTCAGGTTGGAACCACCTCTATCGAATCGACGCCAGTACCGGGTCAGTTCTGAATCCGGTCACTCAAGGGAACTGGGTCGTTCGCTCGATCGTGCGGACCGATGATGAAAAAGGCCAGATCTGGCTCAACGTCGGCGGAATCTATCCCGAGCAAGATCCCTACTATTTGCATCAGATTCGAGTGAATTACGACGGTACCGGCCTGGTGAAGTTGACCGAGGGGGATGGTTCGCATTTCGTGACCTATTCGCCGGATCGGAAATATATTCTGGATCGCTATTCGAGAGTCGATATGGCCCCCAAGACGGAATTGCGGGATGCCGAAACCGGTAAGTTGATCAGCGTTCTGGAAACGGCCGACGATAGCGATCTGAAGCGGATGGGCTGGCGGTCTCCCGAACGCTTTGTCGCCAAAGGTCGAGACGGTCAGACCGATATTTATGGCGTGGTCTATCGCCCGATGAACTTCGATCCCTCCAAAAAATATCCAGTCATCGAGAATATTTACGCGGGGCCGCAAGGAGCGTTCGTCCCCAAAATTTTCCGGGCATACGATCGCAAGGCCGAATATGCGGAGTTGGGTTTTATTGTCGTTCAGATCGACGGCATGGGAACCAGCTTTCGTTCGAAGGCATTTCACGATGTTTGCTGGAAAAATCTCGGCGATGCCGGTTTTCCTGATCGGATTCTCTGGCTGAAAGCTCTCGCCGAAAAATATCCGCAAGTCGATCTCACCCGCGTCGGGATCTTCGGAGGCTCCGCGGGAGGACAGAATGCCCTCGGGGCACTCTTGCGACATCCCGATTTCTACAAAGTCGCCGTCGCGGATTGCGGCTGCCACGACAATCGGATGGATAAGATCTGGTGGAACGAACTCTGGATGGGCTGGCCAGTCGGCAAGGAATACGAAGAAGCTTCCAACGTTGTGAATGCACACAAATTACAGGGGAAATTGCTGCTGACCGTGGGGGAGATCGATAGCAATGTGGACCCGGCTTCCACGATGCAAGTCGTCAATGCTTTGATCAAAGCCAATAAGGATTTCGACATGATCGTCGTCCCCGGTGGCAATCACGGCGTGGGAGAAACGCCGTATATGAATCGCCGCCGCATGGATTTCTTCGTTCGTCATCTGCTCGGGGTGGAACCCAGAGCAAACTAG
- a CDS encoding M42 family metallopeptidase → MEELSLNFLKQLLSTPSPSGYEQRIQEVVRTWAKQYTDDVKTDLHGNVIARLAPNRHVTNPVRIMLAGHCDQIGLLVEHIDGDGFIYVQPIGGWDMQILLGQYLTIWTKSGPIQGILSRKAPHLLQNDERNKVPQFTDVWVDIGAKNKEDAEKLIRHGDPITVNLGFHDLLNGLAASPAMDDKVGVWVVMEALRLLRDRERSAEVYCVSTVQEEIGLRGATTSAHRINPTIGIAVDVCHASDTPGTDKKQLGEVKLGAGPVLFRGPNISPRVLDELENSAKRLEVPVQVRGVARATGTDANVIQISREGVATALIGIPNRYMHSPVETVNLDDLNNAAKLLADFCANISVETNLIP, encoded by the coding sequence ATGGAAGAACTGTCACTAAATTTCCTGAAGCAGTTGTTGTCGACTCCCAGTCCGTCCGGGTACGAGCAGCGGATTCAGGAGGTCGTTCGCACCTGGGCCAAGCAGTATACCGATGACGTTAAAACCGATTTACATGGTAATGTCATCGCGCGACTGGCTCCGAACCGGCACGTGACGAATCCCGTCCGTATTATGCTGGCGGGACACTGCGATCAAATCGGATTGCTGGTCGAACATATCGATGGGGATGGTTTTATCTACGTCCAGCCCATTGGCGGTTGGGATATGCAGATTTTACTGGGGCAATACCTAACAATTTGGACCAAATCGGGCCCGATACAAGGTATCCTCTCCCGCAAGGCGCCTCATCTGCTGCAAAATGATGAGAGAAACAAAGTTCCGCAGTTCACCGACGTCTGGGTGGATATCGGGGCCAAAAATAAAGAAGACGCCGAAAAGCTGATCCGTCACGGCGATCCGATTACGGTAAACCTCGGCTTTCACGATTTGCTAAATGGACTGGCGGCTTCCCCGGCGATGGACGACAAAGTCGGTGTCTGGGTCGTGATGGAGGCTTTACGCCTGCTGAGGGATCGGGAGCGAAGTGCCGAAGTCTACTGCGTTTCAACCGTTCAGGAAGAAATTGGTTTGCGCGGGGCCACGACCAGTGCCCACCGAATCAACCCGACCATAGGCATTGCCGTGGATGTCTGCCATGCCAGCGACACCCCGGGGACCGATAAAAAGCAGCTCGGTGAAGTGAAGCTGGGTGCGGGACCGGTGCTGTTTCGCGGCCCGAATATCAGTCCCCGAGTTTTGGACGAGTTGGAGAACAGCGCGAAGCGACTCGAAGTTCCGGTACAAGTACGCGGTGTGGCCCGGGCCACGGGTACGGATGCCAATGTGATTCAGATTTCCCGCGAAGGTGTGGCCACCGCACTCATTGGGATTCCGAATCGTTACATGCACAGCCCCGTCGAGACCGTAAATCTCGACGATCTTAATAACGCGGCCAAATTACTGGCCGATTTCTGCGCGAATATCTCGGTGGAAACGAATCTGATTCCTTAA
- the greA gene encoding transcription elongation factor GreA, translating to MADERIPMTREGYDKLKSELDHLVGVEMIEITKKLAEARSEGDLSENAEYHAQRENQGQLQAKINEIRDKLSRASIVEPGQRPKDIVTFGATVKVKDVDIDEEETFTIVGPGDDDPDQNKILSTSPIGQGLLGKKKGETAEIPVPRGKLKFKILAISYE from the coding sequence ATGGCCGATGAACGTATACCGATGACCCGTGAAGGGTACGATAAGCTGAAGAGCGAACTCGACCATCTGGTTGGTGTGGAAATGATCGAGATCACCAAGAAGCTGGCGGAAGCTCGTTCCGAAGGTGACCTCAGCGAAAATGCCGAGTATCATGCTCAGCGCGAAAATCAGGGTCAACTCCAGGCGAAGATCAACGAAATCCGCGACAAGCTGAGCCGCGCGAGTATCGTCGAACCTGGCCAGCGCCCCAAGGATATCGTCACCTTCGGCGCGACGGTTAAGGTCAAGGATGTGGATATCGACGAGGAAGAAACCTTCACCATTGTCGGACCCGGGGACGACGATCCGGATCAGAACAAGATTCTTTCGACGAGCCCGATCGGACAGGGATTGTTAGGCAAAAAGAAAGGCGAAACCGCGGAAATTCCGGTTCCGCGCGGCAAATTGAAATTCAAGATATTGGCCATCAGCTACGAGTGA